A single Altererythrobacter sp. BO-6 DNA region contains:
- the fabI gene encoding enoyl-ACP reductase FabI produces the protein MSGLMQGKRGLIMGLANDKSLAWGIAKKIREQGAELAFSYQGEALEKRVRPLAEQLGSDFLIECDVADMAALDAAFAALKARWDTLDFVVHAIGFSDKNELRGKYLDTSLDNFLMTMNISAYSLVAVAQRAAAMMPPVDEQGNGGGSILTLTYYGAEKVVPHYNVMGVAKAALETSVKYLANDLGPQNIRVNAISAGPIKTLAASGIGDFRYILKWNEYNSPLRRNVTIEDVGGAGLYFLSDLSSGVTGETHHVDAGYHIVGMKQEDAPDIALG, from the coding sequence ATGAGCGGGTTGATGCAAGGCAAGCGCGGGCTGATCATGGGGCTTGCCAATGACAAGTCGCTGGCCTGGGGGATCGCGAAGAAGATCCGCGAACAGGGCGCCGAATTGGCCTTTTCCTATCAGGGGGAAGCGCTGGAAAAGCGGGTGCGCCCGCTGGCCGAGCAATTGGGATCCGATTTCCTGATCGAATGCGACGTGGCTGACATGGCGGCGCTCGACGCGGCCTTTGCAGCGCTGAAAGCGCGCTGGGACACGCTCGACTTCGTGGTCCATGCGATCGGCTTTTCCGACAAGAACGAGCTGCGCGGCAAATATCTCGACACCAGCCTCGACAACTTCCTGATGACGATGAATATCTCGGCCTATTCGCTGGTTGCCGTTGCGCAACGCGCGGCGGCGATGATGCCGCCGGTGGACGAGCAAGGGAATGGCGGGGGCTCGATCCTGACGCTGACCTATTACGGCGCCGAGAAAGTGGTGCCCCACTACAATGTGATGGGTGTTGCCAAGGCGGCACTCGAAACCAGCGTCAAATATCTCGCGAATGACCTGGGCCCGCAGAACATAAGGGTGAACGCCATCAGCGCCGGGCCGATCAAGACGCTGGCAGCCAGCGGGATCGGCGATTTCCGCTACATCCTGAAGTGGAACGAATACAATTCGCCGCTGCGCCGCAATGTCACGATCGAGGATGTCGGCGGCGCGGGTCTCTATTTCCTGTCCGACCTGTCTTCAGGGGTGACGGGCGAGACCCATCACGTTGATGCGGGCTATCATATCGTTGGGATGAAACAGGAAGACGCGCCGGATATCGCGCTGGGTTAG
- a CDS encoding YihY/virulence factor BrkB family protein codes for MSHFKLPEPEEREIHSLSPETRRLEASTLRGKVIYHIGPGTRAFEVIKRTAIGAFNDGFIHAGNLAYLAVLAIFPFFILGAALFALIGDASHQDALVRTIVVAMPPTVAGTIEPVARDVMAARSGWLLWAGAAVALWTISSLVETIRDILRRAYGTQPTRAFWKYRLISTGFTLGAVVLLVVALFAQVLIGAAEQVIQARFPDLAGTLAQLRLSRLAPALVVFGSLYTLFYTLTPSAYRARRYPKWPGVALVTLWWIAVTAALPPVLGRFFTYNLTYGSLAGIMVALFFFWLIGLGMVIGAELNAALAVTPEEEQATAEAQEHQEEEAA; via the coding sequence TTGTCCCATTTCAAGCTTCCGGAACCGGAAGAACGCGAAATCCACTCGCTGTCGCCGGAAACGCGCCGGCTCGAGGCGAGCACCCTGCGCGGCAAAGTCATCTATCATATCGGCCCCGGCACGCGCGCCTTCGAAGTGATCAAGCGCACCGCGATCGGCGCTTTCAACGATGGCTTCATCCATGCCGGCAACCTAGCCTATCTGGCGGTGCTGGCGATCTTTCCCTTCTTTATTCTCGGTGCGGCGCTGTTCGCGCTGATCGGGGACGCTTCGCATCAGGACGCGCTGGTGCGGACGATTGTGGTGGCGATGCCGCCCACAGTGGCAGGCACGATCGAACCGGTCGCGCGCGACGTGATGGCGGCGCGCAGCGGCTGGCTCTTATGGGCCGGCGCAGCGGTGGCGCTGTGGACCATATCCAGCCTGGTGGAGACGATCCGCGACATCCTGCGCCGCGCATACGGCACCCAGCCAACCCGTGCATTCTGGAAATACCGGCTGATTTCGACCGGGTTCACGCTGGGCGCTGTGGTCTTGCTGGTGGTGGCGTTGTTCGCGCAGGTTCTGATCGGCGCCGCCGAGCAGGTAATCCAGGCGCGGTTTCCAGACCTGGCCGGGACACTGGCGCAATTGCGACTGTCGCGGCTCGCACCCGCGCTGGTGGTATTCGGATCGCTCTACACGCTGTTCTACACGCTGACCCCAAGCGCCTATCGCGCGCGTCGCTATCCCAAATGGCCCGGAGTCGCGCTGGTAACGCTGTGGTGGATCGCGGTAACAGCTGCCTTACCGCCGGTGCTGGGCCGCTTTTTCACCTATAACCTGACCTATGGCAGCCTGGCCGGGATCATGGTCGCACTGTTCTTTTTCTGGCTCATTGGACTGGGAATGGTTATCGGCGCGGAATTGAACGCAGCGCTGGCGGTGACGCCTGAAGAAGAGCAGGCCACCGCCGAAGCGCAGGAGCATCAAGAGGAGGAAGCCGCATGA
- a CDS encoding DnaJ C-terminal domain-containing protein translates to MADPYQTLGVTRTASEAEIKSAYRKLAKELHPDRNKDNPKAAERFSEVTNAYDLLSDKDKRARSDRGEIDADGNPANPFAGMGGGFGSGQRGGGFRAEDFQGFGNGEMDLGDIFEGLFGGGGGRRASGMGGGFGSQRRPPPPQKGADIQYRLAVSFVDAAARKDQRITLADGKTIDLKLPAGVEDGTQMRLKGKGQHGPGGAGDGIVIVSVGSHPFYRRDGDNVRMDLPITLDEALNGAKVKCPTVEGPVMLTIKPGTHGGTVMRLKGKGWSTKTGGRGDQLVTLEIHLPDDPGELAKRLEGWQDGSNPRASLGV, encoded by the coding sequence ATGGCCGATCCGTACCAAACCCTTGGCGTAACGCGCACCGCCAGCGAAGCGGAGATCAAGAGCGCCTATCGCAAGCTTGCCAAGGAGCTGCACCCCGATCGCAACAAGGACAATCCCAAGGCGGCGGAGCGCTTTTCCGAAGTCACCAACGCCTATGACTTGTTGAGCGACAAGGACAAGCGCGCGCGATCTGATCGGGGCGAAATCGATGCCGATGGCAATCCGGCCAATCCCTTTGCGGGGATGGGCGGCGGGTTCGGCAGCGGGCAGCGTGGCGGCGGCTTCCGCGCCGAGGATTTCCAGGGCTTCGGCAATGGCGAGATGGACCTGGGCGACATTTTCGAGGGCCTGTTCGGCGGAGGTGGCGGAAGGCGTGCCTCCGGGATGGGTGGTGGCTTCGGCAGCCAGCGGCGCCCCCCGCCACCGCAAAAGGGCGCAGATATCCAGTATCGGCTGGCGGTTTCCTTTGTCGATGCCGCCGCGCGCAAGGACCAGCGCATCACGCTGGCCGATGGCAAGACGATCGACCTGAAGCTGCCCGCCGGGGTCGAAGACGGGACGCAGATGCGGCTCAAGGGCAAGGGCCAGCACGGGCCGGGCGGCGCGGGCGATGGCATCGTTATCGTTTCGGTCGGCAGCCACCCGTTTTACCGGCGTGACGGCGACAATGTGCGGATGGACCTGCCGATCACGCTCGACGAGGCACTCAACGGGGCCAAGGTCAAATGCCCCACGGTCGAAGGCCCGGTCATGCTGACCATCAAGCCGGGCACGCATGGCGGCACGGTGATGCGGCTCAAGGGCAAGGGCTGGAGCACCAAGACTGGTGGGCGAGGCGATCAGCTGGTCACGCTGGAAATCCACCTGCCCGATGATCCGGGCGAACTGGCCAAGCGGCTTGAAGGCTGGCAGGACGGAAGCAATCCGCGCGCCAGCCTGGGGGTCTGA
- the pdxH gene encoding pyridoxamine 5'-phosphate oxidase, producing MSKLDESEIPGSDPLALFEAWFEEAKAAEPNDPNAMALATATPEGAPSVRMVLLKGHGPDGFTFYTNSQSRKGGEIRANMQAALLFHWKSLRRQIRIEGPLAEVSSEMADAYFHSRPFVSQVGSAASDQSRPLDRRATYVKRVEDLEEACKAAGEVPRPPHWTGFTLAPERIEFWRDRPNRLHDRRLFTREDGGWTNTLLYP from the coding sequence ATGAGCAAGCTCGACGAAAGCGAAATTCCGGGCAGCGACCCCTTGGCGCTGTTCGAGGCATGGTTCGAAGAGGCGAAAGCTGCCGAGCCCAACGATCCCAACGCCATGGCATTGGCAACGGCCACGCCGGAGGGCGCGCCCTCGGTGCGGATGGTGCTGCTGAAAGGGCACGGGCCGGACGGTTTCACCTTCTACACCAATTCCCAGAGCCGCAAGGGCGGCGAAATCCGGGCGAATATGCAGGCGGCCTTGCTGTTCCACTGGAAAAGCCTGCGTCGGCAGATCCGCATCGAAGGGCCGCTTGCCGAAGTGTCGAGCGAAATGGCCGACGCCTATTTCCATTCGCGCCCATTCGTCAGCCAAGTCGGTTCGGCCGCTAGCGACCAATCGCGACCGCTCGATCGCCGCGCGACCTATGTGAAGCGGGTCGAGGATCTCGAGGAAGCCTGCAAGGCAGCCGGCGAAGTGCCGCGCCCGCCGCATTGGACCGGGTTCACCCTTGCACCTGAGCGGATCGAGTTCTGGCGCGACCGCCCCAACCGGCTGCATGACCGGCGGTTGTTCACGCGCGAGGATGGCGGCTGGACGAATACGCTGCTGTATCCATGA
- a CDS encoding cation diffusion facilitator family transporter yields MKHAALTRSAAFASIATALFLVVLKAWASWQTGSTAMLGSLADTALDLVASVATLVGVWVAAQPADENHRFGHGKAEALAAVFQVMLITLSAGGIALRAITQLIEGGETRAAQEGIAVSLIAILATFALLAWQRHVIARTGSVAIKTDHLHYQSDILLNLSVIAALVLDQFVGFGIADPLFGLGIAAWLAWGAWRAGGEAIDHLMDHEWPEERREEFLAVLARHPDIRGVHDLRTRTSGADDFVQFHMAVDPHLTIVEVHDLMDEVEARIEREFPGVEVLIHPDPNGLVNEQGVAAEELLPDRAP; encoded by the coding sequence ATGAAGCATGCTGCCCTGACCCGTAGCGCCGCCTTTGCCTCGATCGCGACCGCGCTGTTCCTGGTCGTGCTGAAAGCATGGGCCAGCTGGCAGACGGGATCGACTGCGATGCTCGGTAGCCTCGCCGACACCGCGCTCGACCTGGTGGCGAGCGTGGCAACGCTGGTGGGTGTGTGGGTGGCGGCTCAGCCGGCAGACGAGAATCACCGTTTCGGCCATGGGAAGGCCGAGGCGCTGGCGGCGGTGTTCCAGGTGATGCTGATCACGCTGTCGGCCGGCGGGATTGCGCTGCGTGCCATCACCCAGCTGATCGAAGGCGGCGAGACGAGAGCCGCGCAAGAGGGGATTGCGGTTTCCCTGATCGCCATCCTTGCCACCTTCGCGCTGCTTGCGTGGCAGCGGCATGTGATCGCGCGGACGGGCTCGGTCGCGATCAAGACCGACCACCTGCATTACCAGTCCGACATCCTGCTCAACCTGTCGGTCATTGCCGCGCTGGTGCTGGACCAGTTTGTAGGTTTCGGCATCGCCGATCCGCTGTTCGGGCTGGGCATCGCTGCCTGGCTGGCGTGGGGTGCCTGGCGCGCGGGTGGCGAGGCGATCGACCATTTGATGGACCACGAATGGCCCGAGGAACGGCGCGAGGAATTCCTCGCTGTACTGGCGCGGCACCCCGACATTCGCGGCGTGCATGACTTGCGCACGCGCACCAGCGGGGCGGACGATTTCGTCCAGTTCCATATGGCAGTCGATCCGCATCTCACCATCGTCGAAGTGCATGATCTGATGGACGAGGTCGAAGCCCGGATCGAACGCGAATTCCCCGGAGTCGAAGTGCTGATCCACCCCGATCCCAATGGGCTGGTCAACGAGCAGGGGGTGGCTGCCGAAGAGCTCTTGCCCGACCGCGCGCCATGA